In a single window of the Neoarius graeffei isolate fNeoGra1 chromosome 28, fNeoGra1.pri, whole genome shotgun sequence genome:
- the c28h11orf54 gene encoding ester hydrolase C11orf54 homolog isoform X1 — MSSTGITRLMMAGTKIEKFQLHVPHLEDLCQVLEKGLRKNFEDVKVCVSECPDLTQEPFKFPVQGLCGNPRITDVGGVPYLVPLVQVDKVYNMNTIAKELELPGAFILGAGAVSSKTVGMNAELMPLVLTAHEGKPAVNASYFASINPADGKCLQEKYSDRFCDCDFGLLANLYACEGQPGKVMEVRASRRTGEDSLVSCMRKTMEEHYGDKSIALGGTFLIQKGKAKIHIMPREFSSCPLNTNEDVNNWLKHFEISAPLICQSVMVSKDPGLDLRVEHTHVFSHHGEGGHYYIDTTPSTVEYLGYFLPAEFVYRIDRPVETHNVGRD; from the exons ATGAGCAGCACAGGAATTACAAGGCTGAT GATGGCAGGCACTAAAATTGAAAAGTTCCAGCTCCACGTCCCTCATCTCGAGGACTTGTGTCAAG TGCTGGAAAAGGGATTGAGGAAGAACTTTGAAGatgtaaaagtgtgtgtgagtgagtgtccaGATCTCACACAGGAACCCTTCAAGTTTCCTGTTCAAG GCCTGTGTGGTAACCCTCGCATTACTGATGTTGGTGGTGTCCCCTACTTGGTCCCACTGGTTCAAGTGGACAAA GTGTATAATATGAACACTATAGCCAAGGAGTTGGAGCTGCCTGGGGCATTTATTCTTGGTGCTGGTGCTGTGTCATCAAAAACTGTCGGAATGAATGCAGAG CTGATGCCTCTGGTGTTGACGGCGCATGAAGGCAAACCTGCCGTCAATGCCAGCTACTTCGCCTCCATCAACCCAGCAGATGGGAAATGTCTGCAGGAGAAATACAGCGACAGGTTCTGCGACTGCGACTTTGGGCTTCTAGCGAACCTGTACGCATGTGAGGGTCAGCCTGGGAAG GTCATGGAGGTCCGAGCCAGCAGGAGGACAGGAGAGGACAGTCTTGTCAGCTGTATGAGGAAGACGATGGAGGAACACTATGGTGATAAAAGCATTGCACTTGGAGGGACTTTCCTTATCCAGAAAGGGAAGGCCAAGATCCACATCatg CCACGAGAGTTTTCCTCATGCCCCCTGAATACTAATGAAGATGTAAACAACTGGCTAAAACATTTTGAAATCAGCGCTCCTCTCATCTGTCAGTCCGTCATGGTGTCCAAAGATCCA GGTTTGGATCTGAGGGTGGAACATACTCATGTCTTCAGTCATCATGGTGAAGGAGGTCATTACTACATAgacaccacaccaagcacagtGGAATACCTGGGATACTTTCTACCCGCAGAGTTTGTTTATCGCATTGACCGGCCAGTGGAGACCCACAACGTCGGCAGAGATTAA
- the c28h11orf54 gene encoding ester hydrolase C11orf54 homolog isoform X2, producing the protein MNAELMPLVLTAHEGKPAVNASYFASINPADGKCLQEKYSDRFCDCDFGLLANLYACEGQPGKVMEVRASRRTGEDSLVSCMRKTMEEHYGDKSIALGGTFLIQKGKAKIHIMPREFSSCPLNTNEDVNNWLKHFEISAPLICQSVMVSKDPGLDLRVEHTHVFSHHGEGGHYYIDTTPSTVEYLGYFLPAEFVYRIDRPVETHNVGRD; encoded by the exons ATGAATGCAGAG CTGATGCCTCTGGTGTTGACGGCGCATGAAGGCAAACCTGCCGTCAATGCCAGCTACTTCGCCTCCATCAACCCAGCAGATGGGAAATGTCTGCAGGAGAAATACAGCGACAGGTTCTGCGACTGCGACTTTGGGCTTCTAGCGAACCTGTACGCATGTGAGGGTCAGCCTGGGAAG GTCATGGAGGTCCGAGCCAGCAGGAGGACAGGAGAGGACAGTCTTGTCAGCTGTATGAGGAAGACGATGGAGGAACACTATGGTGATAAAAGCATTGCACTTGGAGGGACTTTCCTTATCCAGAAAGGGAAGGCCAAGATCCACATCatg CCACGAGAGTTTTCCTCATGCCCCCTGAATACTAATGAAGATGTAAACAACTGGCTAAAACATTTTGAAATCAGCGCTCCTCTCATCTGTCAGTCCGTCATGGTGTCCAAAGATCCA GGTTTGGATCTGAGGGTGGAACATACTCATGTCTTCAGTCATCATGGTGAAGGAGGTCATTACTACATAgacaccacaccaagcacagtGGAATACCTGGGATACTTTCTACCCGCAGAGTTTGTTTATCGCATTGACCGGCCAGTGGAGACCCACAACGTCGGCAGAGATTAA